The bacterium genome has a segment encoding these proteins:
- the purU gene encoding formyltetrahydrofolate deformylase produces the protein MSEIEAPNGAPKVTALIQGKDTKGIIATITNWIFDHSGNIVYLDQHTDPVEDMFFMRIRWDMDGFEIPRDKLDEEFSKVCWRLGMAHRLFFSDRKKTVGILVSKQGHCLLDLLYRWRSQQLAVDIPCIISNHENLRDMAGYYNIPFHHLPVTRETKREQEDQALEILKKENVDTVILARYMQILTPKFVTAYRNSIINIHHSFLPAFIGADPYLQAFKRGVKIIGATSHYVTEDLDQGPIIYQDVVSVTHRDNVKTLKRKGEDIEKVVLARAVSLHTENKVLIHNGKTVVFGG, from the coding sequence ATGAGCGAAATAGAGGCGCCCAACGGGGCTCCCAAAGTCACTGCGCTGATCCAGGGCAAGGACACCAAAGGGATCATCGCAACTATCACGAACTGGATCTTCGACCACAGCGGCAATATCGTCTACCTGGACCAGCACACCGATCCGGTTGAGGATATGTTCTTCATGCGGATTCGCTGGGACATGGACGGTTTTGAGATCCCGCGAGACAAGCTGGACGAGGAGTTCAGCAAGGTCTGCTGGCGATTGGGCATGGCTCACCGGCTTTTCTTCTCCGACAGAAAGAAAACGGTTGGCATCCTGGTTTCGAAACAGGGACATTGTCTTCTGGACCTGCTTTACCGCTGGCGCAGCCAACAGCTTGCTGTAGATATCCCCTGCATCATCAGCAACCACGAAAATCTTAGGGACATGGCCGGTTATTACAACATCCCCTTCCACCATCTTCCCGTGACCAGGGAAACCAAAAGGGAGCAGGAGGACCAGGCCCTTGAGATCCTCAAAAAGGAGAACGTGGACACCGTTATCCTCGCCCGCTACATGCAGATCCTCACGCCCAAGTTTGTCACGGCCTATCGCAACAGTATCATTAACATCCACCACTCCTTCCTCCCGGCCTTTATCGGTGCCGACCCCTACCTGCAGGCCTTTAAAAGGGGCGTTAAGATCATCGGTGCTACCAGCCACTACGTAACCGAGGATCTGGACCAGGGTCCCATTATTTACCAGGACGTAGTATCGGTCACGCACCGCGACAACGTTAAGACACTGAAAAGAAAGGGTGAGGACATAGAAAAGGTGGTTCTCGCCAGGGCCGTCTCCCTGCATACCGAGAATAAGGTGCTGATACACAACGGAAAAACCGTTGTTTTCGGGGGATAG
- a CDS encoding GNAT family N-acetyltransferase, with protein sequence MESLRVVRDPEEAKFLWEALMPREVVTDLWEVRACFHRHFRRPIHFITGENTGCGSSLLPLSYIEEQGIYGYFPGETWQGKTWLEQNLILGDEPLRLLDAIPGPYHIRYLSPRCVTDSCIEASVDEIGYLFTPHSYSHDISGYLESFSGKSLKRVRREIQRIEDMGLEWRYDRLDDIELIVAMNLSRFGKDSYFGDPRFRKGFMEMIRLFADRGWLRVTSALIGREVAAVDVGVLYEMTYTLMAGGTNPSFPGIAKVINMHHMERACEDKVREVDFLCGDFNWKKIFHLQERPLFLAARAAVQAD encoded by the coding sequence ATGGAAAGTCTGAGGGTTGTTAGGGACCCGGAAGAAGCAAAGTTCCTCTGGGAGGCGCTCATGCCCAGGGAGGTCGTCACCGATCTCTGGGAGGTACGCGCCTGTTTCCACCGCCATTTTCGCCGTCCCATTCATTTCATCACCGGCGAAAATACGGGCTGTGGGTCCAGCCTCCTGCCTCTGTCCTACATCGAAGAGCAGGGCATTTACGGATACTTCCCTGGGGAAACGTGGCAGGGCAAGACGTGGCTGGAACAGAACCTCATCCTGGGGGATGAGCCTTTGCGTCTTCTCGACGCCATACCAGGCCCCTACCACATCCGATACCTTTCACCGCGGTGCGTCACAGACAGCTGCATAGAGGCTTCCGTAGATGAAATCGGGTATCTGTTTACGCCACACAGTTACAGCCACGATATCAGCGGCTACCTGGAGAGCTTCTCGGGTAAATCCCTCAAAAGGGTGCGCAGGGAGATCCAGCGCATTGAGGACATGGGGCTCGAGTGGCGCTACGACCGCCTCGATGATATCGAACTCATTGTCGCTATGAACCTCTCCCGTTTCGGGAAGGACTCCTATTTCGGCGATCCCAGGTTCAGAAAGGGTTTTATGGAGATGATCCGGCTCTTCGCCGACCGTGGCTGGCTGCGGGTCACGAGCGCCCTTATCGGCCGGGAGGTAGCCGCCGTTGACGTGGGTGTCCTCTACGAAATGACCTACACCCTCATGGCAGGAGGCACCAACCCGTCATTCCCCGGCATCGCCAAGGTCATCAACATGCACCACATGGAGCGGGCCTGCGAGGATAAGGTCAGGGAGGTGGATTTCCTGTGCGGGGACTTTAACTGGAAGAAGATATTTCACCTTCAGGAGCGACCCCTTTTCCTTGCTGCCAGAGCTGCTGTGCAGGCGGATTGA
- a CDS encoding GNAT family N-acetyltransferase: MATFSQGQFVALIGNKVVGFATSLIVSLDDETYWYNVDEITDAGTFSTHNYFGDTLYGADMAVHPDYQQLGISGMLYDRRKRLMKRYNLRRMIAYGRIAGYRQYAGRMTAEQYVRKVVEGELKDQALNAHLKAGYQVKKVQLDITVDFSSLNYSTYLEIPNLDFDLAKSRIAVSGVPKRPARRIRICAAQYLMKPIRSWQEMEESVEFFVDTAAASHCHFLLFPEYFSYQLISCYAAKGGMKETVLKLAGFAERYVQMLRGLAMKYNIYIIGESHPTLRDGKLYNTAYLLTPSGFVYTQDKLHITATERNESNIEPGEGIRPFNTPLARIAIQVCYDIEFPETSRLLALAGVEVIFVPLYTDEKKAYWRVRHCAQARAVENFVYVVLRVE; this comes from the coding sequence TTGGCCACCTTTTCGCAGGGGCAGTTCGTGGCCCTCATCGGCAACAAGGTCGTGGGTTTTGCCACCTCCCTCATCGTCAGCCTCGATGACGAGACCTATTGGTACAATGTGGATGAGATCACAGATGCCGGGACCTTCAGCACCCACAACTACTTTGGGGACACCCTCTACGGGGCGGATATGGCCGTCCACCCTGACTACCAGCAGCTAGGCATCTCAGGGATGCTCTACGACCGCCGCAAGAGGCTCATGAAGCGTTATAACCTGAGGCGCATGATCGCATACGGCCGTATCGCCGGGTACAGGCAGTATGCCGGCAGGATGACCGCCGAACAGTACGTCAGGAAGGTCGTGGAAGGTGAACTGAAGGACCAGGCCCTCAACGCCCACCTCAAGGCTGGCTACCAGGTGAAGAAGGTCCAGCTGGACATCACGGTGGATTTTTCCAGCCTCAACTACTCCACCTACCTGGAGATACCCAACCTCGATTTCGACCTCGCCAAATCCAGGATTGCCGTATCCGGGGTCCCCAAGCGCCCGGCCCGCCGGATCAGGATCTGCGCGGCCCAGTACCTCATGAAACCCATCCGGTCCTGGCAGGAGATGGAGGAATCGGTTGAGTTCTTCGTTGACACAGCGGCCGCCTCCCACTGCCATTTTCTCCTTTTCCCTGAGTATTTCTCCTACCAGCTCATCAGCTGCTACGCGGCCAAGGGCGGGATGAAGGAGACGGTTCTCAAGCTTGCAGGGTTCGCGGAACGCTACGTCCAGATGCTGCGCGGCCTGGCCATGAAGTACAACATCTACATCATCGGGGAATCCCACCCCACCCTGCGGGACGGAAAGCTTTACAACACCGCCTACCTGTTAACCCCCAGCGGCTTCGTCTACACCCAGGATAAACTGCATATCACGGCCACCGAGAGGAACGAGAGCAATATTGAGCCAGGCGAGGGCATCCGGCCCTTCAATACTCCTCTGGCCAGGATCGCCATCCAGGTCTGCTACGACATCGAGTTTCCGGAAACGTCTCGCCTCCTGGCTCTTGCTGGAGTCGAGGTGATCTTCGTTCCTCTTTACACCGACGAGAAAAAAGCCTACTGGCGAGTCCGCCACTGCGCCCAGGCCAGGGCCGTTGAGAATTTCGTCTACGTGGTCCTTAGGGTGGAATAG
- a CDS encoding ATPase P, which yields MITIDVPGWGSYPIRHLVLDLNGTLTLDGAFIDGVKERVVALAEKLDIHVLTADTYGSATKVCHGLPVTLHIIPKKDQIQAKQKYLRGLPLKTVAIGNGRNDMGMLVDASLGIVVLGPEGTSSEALRAADVVALNVLDALDLLVYPDRLKATLRS from the coding sequence ATGATCACCATTGACGTCCCCGGTTGGGGAAGTTACCCCATACGCCATCTGGTACTTGATCTTAACGGAACTCTGACACTGGATGGGGCGTTCATCGATGGAGTAAAGGAACGGGTTGTTGCTCTGGCGGAAAAACTGGACATCCATGTCCTCACCGCCGACACCTACGGGAGCGCAACCAAGGTCTGTCACGGCCTTCCGGTTACACTGCATATCATACCTAAGAAAGATCAGATCCAGGCCAAGCAGAAATACCTGAGAGGCCTTCCTCTCAAGACGGTGGCCATAGGGAACGGACGTAACGACATGGGGATGCTGGTGGACGCTTCCCTGGGGATCGTGGTCCTGGGTCCCGAGGGGACAAGTTCCGAAGCGCTGAGAGCTGCCGATGTGGTGGCGCTGAATGTTTTGGATGCTTTGGATCTTTTGGTATATCCGGATCGGCTGAAAGCTACATTAAGGAGTTAA
- a CDS encoding YkvA family protein has translation MLDRLKKWARDVKRDVLALYLAARDPRVPWYAKALAALVAAYALSPVDVIPDFIPVLGYLDDLIILPLGIATVVRLIPGEVMADLRLQAEERILTRPRSWFGALVVVLLWVIAAGFLVWLIKSR, from the coding sequence ATGCTCGATCGTCTGAAAAAATGGGCCAGGGATGTGAAAAGGGACGTCCTTGCCCTCTACCTGGCCGCGCGTGACCCCAGAGTGCCGTGGTACGCCAAGGCTCTGGCGGCTCTGGTGGCCGCCTATGCGCTGAGTCCTGTGGATGTGATCCCCGATTTCATTCCCGTGCTCGGCTACCTCGACGATCTGATCATTCTTCCCCTGGGCATCGCCACAGTTGTCCGGCTGATACCGGGCGAGGTGATGGCAGACCTGCGCTTACAGGCTGAAGAACGGATACTCACCCGGCCCAGGAGTTGGTTCGGGGCTTTGGTTGTTGTCCTGCTGTGGGTTATTGCTGCAGGGTTCCTGGTCTGGTTGATTAAAAGTCGATAA
- a CDS encoding pyridoxal phosphate-dependent aminotransferase has product MSSDFDTIIDRRDTQCLKWDGMEERYGVSLEDGLAMWVADMEFCPPPEVNEALRRAADHGIHGYPGDLVLYNDAVMNWMARRHGWAVEPEWIFTTHGIVNAVNLLVQAFCKPGDQVVVQAPVYYPFFGAITANGCEVINNQLVQVDGRYRMDMAKLDRQVGPATRMLILCSPHNPGGRVWTRVELKELAEFCLERDILIVSDEIHHDLVYEGYTHTVLASLGPEIASQVITCTSASKTFNLAGTMTGNVIISNDSLRRRFQLQMARCGMHGPNSFGPLTATAAYNHGEMWLEDLLKYLQGNRDRVDSVVRESLPGGTSMPLEGTYLAWLDLWGTGHSMEEIVRRFQEVARLALNHGPTFGPGGDLHMRLNFACSQSMLDEALERMVSAFRV; this is encoded by the coding sequence ATGAGCTCCGATTTTGACACCATAATCGACCGGCGGGACACCCAGTGCCTCAAATGGGACGGTATGGAGGAAAGGTACGGGGTTTCTCTTGAAGACGGCCTCGCCATGTGGGTCGCCGACATGGAGTTCTGTCCGCCCCCGGAGGTCAACGAGGCGCTCCGGCGCGCTGCTGACCACGGTATTCACGGCTATCCCGGGGATCTTGTCCTTTACAACGATGCCGTTATGAACTGGATGGCCCGCCGTCACGGCTGGGCCGTGGAACCGGAGTGGATATTCACTACCCACGGCATCGTCAACGCCGTCAACCTCCTGGTCCAGGCTTTTTGTAAACCGGGTGATCAGGTGGTGGTGCAGGCTCCTGTCTACTATCCCTTCTTCGGGGCCATCACCGCTAACGGCTGTGAGGTTATAAACAACCAACTTGTGCAGGTGGACGGCCGTTATCGAATGGACATGGCAAAACTGGACCGCCAGGTCGGCCCGGCAACCCGCATGCTGATACTGTGTAGTCCACACAACCCCGGAGGCCGCGTCTGGACCAGGGTGGAGCTTAAGGAACTTGCCGAGTTCTGTCTTGAACGGGACATTCTCATTGTCTCCGACGAGATCCATCACGACCTGGTGTACGAGGGTTACACACACACCGTTCTCGCCTCCCTTGGACCGGAGATCGCCAGCCAGGTGATCACCTGCACCTCGGCTTCCAAGACCTTCAACCTGGCCGGGACCATGACCGGGAACGTCATCATCTCAAACGACTCCCTGAGGCGCCGATTCCAACTCCAGATGGCCCGCTGTGGTATGCACGGTCCCAACAGCTTTGGTCCCCTTACGGCAACAGCAGCATACAACCATGGTGAAATGTGGCTGGAAGATCTCCTTAAATATCTGCAGGGTAACCGGGATCGGGTGGACAGTGTTGTCAGAGAAAGCCTGCCGGGAGGGACTTCCATGCCCCTGGAGGGGACGTACCTGGCGTGGCTGGATCTCTGGGGAACAGGCCATTCCATGGAGGAGATCGTCCGCCGTTTTCAGGAAGTCGCCCGGCTGGCCCTCAACCATGGCCCAACATTCGGACCGGGGGGCGATCTCCACATGCGCCTCAATTTCGCCTGTTCGCAGTCCATGCTGGACGAGGCCCTTGAGCGGATGGTGTCAGCGTTCAGGGTGTAG
- a CDS encoding TolC family protein yields MSRMKKGIVILAAAVLFLPSAPRADVPQVGLQEAFQLALEQNPELVAMGNSVEAARERVGAAKSHLLPKVTLEERYMRTDNPTYAFSSKLNQSRFEDSDFVIDSLNHPEDIDDFMTSISIVQPLYSREASLGVDMARTQSEALDLDFGKSRKKVLLDVVEAFIGGATSRQFRDVAQKGLEDAISHLEIARSRVEAGLGLESDLLRAEVSVKEMEERLVSAQKNTSLANRTLGLILGQDGPVEAAGEVIPMPDLKPVEYYEEASSSRDDLLAMAKRVHNARLNIDMSAARFSPTAGLGGSYQINSHQFPLDEEGSSYQVSAFIRWDIYNGGLKGHAGSDARFSLLEAEAYYNGLKKEIIFRINQAYLNVQEASRGKELASSRLSLADETVRLMEKRYENSLATVVELLDAQTSLDSARADLVAKTNSQLIFLARLMFQSNLIEQEFLAKN; encoded by the coding sequence ATGTCCAGGATGAAGAAGGGGATCGTGATACTTGCAGCTGCAGTGCTTTTCCTGCCGTCTGCCCCCCGTGCGGACGTCCCACAGGTCGGGCTTCAGGAAGCTTTCCAACTGGCCCTTGAGCAAAACCCGGAACTTGTGGCCATGGGAAACTCCGTGGAGGCGGCCAGAGAACGGGTGGGCGCGGCCAAAAGCCATCTCCTGCCTAAGGTAACCCTTGAGGAAAGGTATATGAGGACCGACAACCCCACCTACGCTTTTTCCTCCAAACTGAACCAGAGCCGCTTTGAGGATTCCGACTTTGTCATTGACAGTCTTAACCACCCGGAAGACATCGACGACTTCATGACCTCCATTTCCATTGTGCAACCCCTTTATTCCAGGGAAGCATCACTGGGGGTCGACATGGCAAGGACACAAAGCGAGGCCCTGGATCTTGATTTTGGGAAGAGCAGGAAAAAGGTACTCCTGGACGTCGTTGAAGCGTTCATTGGAGGGGCGACGAGCCGGCAGTTCCGCGATGTGGCCCAAAAAGGTCTCGAGGACGCCATATCCCACCTGGAGATCGCCCGTTCCAGGGTTGAAGCGGGGCTGGGTCTCGAATCGGACCTGCTCAGGGCCGAAGTATCCGTAAAGGAAATGGAGGAACGTCTCGTTTCGGCACAGAAGAACACCTCTCTGGCGAACCGCACCCTGGGTCTGATCCTGGGACAGGATGGCCCGGTTGAGGCTGCCGGTGAAGTGATCCCCATGCCGGACCTCAAACCGGTGGAGTACTACGAGGAGGCATCCTCCAGCCGGGATGATCTCCTTGCCATGGCCAAAAGGGTTCACAACGCCAGGCTCAACATCGACATGTCTGCGGCCAGGTTCTCCCCCACTGCCGGCCTGGGCGGTTCGTACCAGATCAACAGCCACCAGTTCCCCCTGGACGAAGAGGGTAGCAGTTACCAGGTAAGCGCCTTTATTCGCTGGGACATTTACAACGGAGGACTGAAGGGCCATGCGGGATCGGATGCCAGATTCAGTCTTCTGGAAGCGGAGGCTTATTACAACGGGTTAAAAAAGGAGATCATTTTTCGTATCAACCAGGCCTACCTGAACGTTCAGGAAGCTTCCCGGGGCAAAGAGCTGGCCTCTTCCCGATTATCCCTGGCTGACGAAACAGTGAGGCTTATGGAAAAACGCTACGAAAACTCTCTGGCAACGGTGGTGGAGTTACTGGACGCCCAAACGTCCCTTGACTCCGCGAGAGCGGACCTGGTGGCCAAGACCAACTCCCAACTGATCTTCCTGGCCCGTCTGATGTTTCAGAGCAACCTCATCGAGCAGGAATTTCTTGCGAAAAATTGA
- a CDS encoding efflux RND transporter periplasmic adaptor subunit, with amino-acid sequence MLTKNILLSAAIAGTMIFGACSPAHEAKPVVRPEVTGVELQKVQITSVPESYETTGTVVPKSSSTVSSRVMGTVTSLLVREGDKVKAGQLLLTLDDRDLRERVRTAEEAHNQAIHALEAARNQEDLAGRTYERYRKLYEGNAITTQEMDNVTNQANQARHGVEQAQAMVKRTESSWDEAKIFLGFSKITSSIDGIVTGKMTDLGSMASPGVPLLQLEDRASRLVEASFEERMLDSVKEGMEVQVRVPSNADETAGRIVEVVPTVDPRTRTFVVKIAVPGVDLRSGQYGSVRFKSGTRDLLLVPASAVVKRGQLTGVFIVDSKDHVIYRLIRVGRPYGEMVEVLSGLTTGNTIVIGNLDKAVDGGILVPSSTQGGGN; translated from the coding sequence ATGCTTACAAAAAATATCCTGCTTTCAGCCGCTATTGCCGGGACCATGATTTTCGGAGCCTGCTCCCCTGCCCATGAGGCCAAACCAGTCGTCCGCCCGGAGGTCACAGGCGTCGAACTTCAAAAGGTCCAGATTACGAGCGTTCCGGAAAGCTACGAGACCACAGGCACGGTGGTCCCGAAAAGCTCGAGCACTGTTTCGAGCCGCGTCATGGGAACCGTCACCTCCCTTCTGGTCAGAGAAGGAGACAAGGTAAAGGCAGGGCAGCTCCTGCTGACCCTTGACGATCGGGACCTCCGGGAAAGAGTGCGGACTGCCGAGGAGGCTCACAACCAGGCCATTCATGCCCTGGAGGCCGCCCGCAACCAGGAGGATCTGGCGGGCAGGACCTACGAGCGGTACCGAAAGCTGTACGAGGGAAATGCAATTACCACCCAGGAAATGGACAACGTGACCAACCAGGCTAACCAGGCACGGCACGGTGTGGAACAGGCCCAGGCCATGGTCAAAAGAACAGAATCATCCTGGGATGAAGCGAAGATCTTCCTGGGCTTTTCCAAAATCACCTCCTCCATCGACGGCATTGTCACGGGAAAGATGACCGACCTGGGCAGCATGGCGTCCCCCGGCGTTCCCCTCCTGCAGCTTGAGGACAGGGCTTCTCGCCTGGTGGAGGCCAGTTTCGAAGAGCGAATGCTCGACAGCGTTAAAGAAGGTATGGAAGTTCAGGTGCGGGTCCCTTCAAACGCCGACGAAACCGCAGGCAGGATCGTTGAGGTGGTTCCCACCGTAGACCCGCGGACCCGGACTTTTGTGGTCAAGATCGCGGTTCCGGGTGTGGACCTGCGCAGCGGACAGTACGGCTCCGTGAGGTTTAAATCCGGCACGCGGGACCTGCTTCTCGTGCCCGCCTCGGCCGTTGTCAAACGGGGCCAGCTGACAGGGGTCTTCATTGTGGATTCCAAGGATCACGTCATATACAGGCTCATAAGGGTGGGGAGACCTTACGGTGAAATGGTGGAGGTTCTCTCAGGCCTTACGACCGGGAATACCATTGTCATCGGGAACCTGGATAAAGCTGTGGACGGCGGCATCCTGGTACCCTCCAGCACCCAGGGCGGAGGGAACTGA
- a CDS encoding efflux RND transporter permease subunit: protein MEAIGISGKIAKGFLTSKLTPIIVAASLILGALAVSVIPREEEPQIVIPMVDVFVGFPGATPEEVEQRVTRPLERLLWEVKGVEYVYSIAQPGQNLTIVRFKVGEDMEKSLVNLYTKLMPNYGSIPAGITEPVIRPKSIDDVPTLALTLWSEVYSGYQLRRISEELRSDLKQDRDVSEIELIGGQQRQVRVTLEPGRLSAYNQSPMLILGALSQSNTILPSGSFQSGNVEYLVETGGFLTSAEDVGSVVVGQWAGRPVFLRDVADITDGPGEPTDYVFMGHGPASMEEDPVVRSGQFEAVTVAVSKKKGTNATLLSKRLLAKVEALKGTVLPSEVEVTVTRNYGETAKEKSDELLKHMLIATISVILLMALFLGWREAVVVAVAVPVTLALTMFVNYLLGYTLNRVTLFALIFSIGILVDDAIVVVENIHRHFKRYGPDKLRAIYAVDEVGNPTILATFAVIAALLPMAFVSGLMGPYMRPIPVGASVAMIFSLLVAFTVSPWLSFKVLGKSKHSEAKTDESSRMDRLYETLLRPLVKSRSLRLSALAVVGVLLLMAMALVPLKKVTMKMLPFDNKSELQVIIDMPEGTTLEQTAAVTREMSEFLKTVPQVRHYQSYVGAASPYNFNGLVRHYYLRGEANLADIQVNFVEKNERSAQSHDLAKQLRPRLTEIAEQNGAKVKVAEIPPGPPVLSTLVAEIYGPDSQRQIEIARDIRKIFEETPGVVDVDWYVEDQQPRLVFEVDKEKAALSGVATGDVARTLRMALAGMNAGILHLPEEKEPVEINLRMSVEDRSDANILKTLKVPSRNGSLVPIGELVKVTSTVQNRAIYHKNLKRVTYVIGDVAGTQESPVYAILNMKDRVAQLALPEEYELEQHFSEQPPLEDRYTMKWDGEWQITYEVFRDLGIAFGAVLILIYILVVAWFRSFSIPLVIMLPIPLTLVGILPAHWLMGTFFTATSMIGFIALAGIVVRNSILLVDFIQMEEKSTGGLIEAVIKAGTVRSRPIILTAAAVMVGSVVMYFDPIFQGLAIAMMSGAMASTFLTLLAVPLAYYELFKGSENNGDGNEDEDTGPDGPQCASAP from the coding sequence ATGGAGGCCATCGGCATTTCAGGAAAGATCGCCAAGGGGTTTCTGACCTCCAAACTGACGCCCATCATCGTGGCAGCTTCTCTCATCCTGGGAGCGTTGGCCGTCAGCGTCATCCCCAGGGAAGAGGAACCCCAGATCGTTATCCCCATGGTGGACGTCTTTGTCGGGTTCCCCGGAGCCACCCCCGAAGAGGTGGAGCAGCGGGTCACCCGTCCCCTGGAGCGTCTTCTGTGGGAAGTGAAGGGCGTCGAGTATGTGTACTCCATTGCTCAGCCAGGGCAGAACCTGACCATCGTCCGGTTCAAGGTGGGCGAGGACATGGAAAAAAGCCTGGTCAACCTATACACCAAGCTTATGCCCAACTACGGGTCCATCCCCGCGGGGATCACCGAACCGGTCATCCGTCCCAAGAGCATCGATGACGTCCCGACGCTGGCGCTCACACTGTGGTCAGAGGTGTATTCCGGCTACCAGCTCAGGCGCATCTCCGAGGAGCTGCGCAGCGATCTGAAGCAGGACCGGGACGTTAGCGAGATAGAACTCATCGGCGGCCAGCAGCGCCAGGTCCGGGTCACCCTGGAACCGGGAAGGCTCAGCGCCTACAACCAGTCTCCCATGCTTATCCTGGGAGCCCTGAGCCAATCCAACACCATTCTCCCTTCCGGAAGCTTCCAGTCCGGTAACGTCGAATACCTTGTCGAGACCGGCGGGTTTTTGACGAGCGCCGAGGATGTGGGGAGCGTTGTGGTGGGCCAGTGGGCTGGACGGCCGGTCTTCTTAAGGGACGTGGCTGACATCACCGACGGACCGGGGGAGCCCACAGATTACGTCTTTATGGGCCACGGCCCCGCCTCCATGGAGGAAGACCCTGTCGTCAGGTCCGGGCAGTTTGAAGCCGTCACAGTGGCCGTATCCAAAAAGAAGGGCACCAACGCCACCCTGCTATCCAAGAGGCTTCTGGCAAAGGTCGAGGCACTCAAAGGCACCGTCCTCCCCTCGGAGGTGGAGGTAACAGTGACCAGGAACTACGGGGAGACGGCCAAGGAAAAATCGGACGAACTGCTCAAACACATGCTCATTGCCACGATCTCTGTGATCCTGCTCATGGCCCTGTTCCTGGGGTGGCGTGAGGCTGTGGTGGTGGCGGTGGCGGTTCCTGTGACACTGGCCCTTACCATGTTCGTCAACTACCTGCTCGGCTACACGCTCAACCGGGTGACCCTCTTTGCCCTGATCTTTTCCATCGGGATACTCGTTGACGACGCTATCGTGGTGGTGGAGAACATTCACCGGCACTTTAAAAGATACGGGCCCGATAAATTAAGGGCCATTTATGCCGTGGACGAGGTGGGTAACCCGACTATCCTTGCTACTTTTGCCGTCATCGCGGCCCTGCTTCCCATGGCCTTCGTATCCGGGCTCATGGGGCCCTACATGCGGCCCATTCCTGTAGGCGCGTCGGTGGCCATGATCTTTTCTCTGCTGGTTGCGTTCACCGTAAGCCCGTGGCTCAGTTTCAAGGTGCTGGGCAAGTCAAAGCACTCTGAGGCAAAGACCGATGAAAGCAGCCGTATGGACCGACTGTACGAGACCCTATTGAGGCCTCTTGTCAAAAGCCGGAGCCTGCGCCTGTCGGCCCTGGCCGTGGTGGGGGTGCTGCTCCTTATGGCCATGGCCCTCGTCCCCTTGAAGAAGGTGACCATGAAGATGCTGCCCTTCGACAACAAGAGCGAGCTTCAGGTCATTATAGACATGCCCGAGGGGACCACGCTGGAACAGACGGCAGCCGTCACCAGGGAAATGTCGGAATTCCTCAAAACCGTGCCACAGGTCCGTCACTACCAGTCCTACGTGGGGGCAGCCTCTCCCTATAACTTCAACGGCCTTGTCAGGCACTATTACCTCAGGGGCGAGGCCAACCTCGCCGACATCCAGGTGAACTTCGTCGAGAAAAACGAGCGAAGCGCACAGAGCCACGACCTTGCCAAACAGCTGCGGCCCAGACTCACCGAGATCGCCGAACAAAACGGCGCAAAGGTCAAGGTGGCCGAGATCCCCCCAGGTCCGCCTGTCCTGAGCACTCTCGTTGCCGAGATCTACGGACCGGACAGCCAGCGCCAGATCGAGATCGCCCGGGATATCCGGAAAATTTTCGAGGAAACGCCGGGTGTGGTGGATGTGGACTGGTACGTGGAGGATCAGCAGCCAAGGCTCGTGTTTGAAGTGGACAAAGAGAAGGCAGCCCTCAGCGGGGTGGCCACCGGGGACGTGGCCCGGACTCTGCGCATGGCCCTTGCCGGCATGAATGCCGGCATTCTTCACCTGCCCGAGGAGAAGGAGCCTGTAGAGATAAACCTGAGAATGTCCGTCGAGGACCGTTCAGACGCCAATATCCTGAAAACCCTTAAAGTACCGTCGAGAAACGGATCTCTTGTTCCCATAGGAGAACTGGTCAAGGTCACCAGTACCGTCCAGAACCGTGCCATCTACCACAAGAACCTCAAGCGTGTGACCTACGTCATCGGGGACGTTGCCGGTACCCAGGAGAGCCCCGTCTACGCTATTTTGAACATGAAGGACCGCGTCGCGCAGCTGGCACTCCCGGAAGAGTACGAGCTGGAACAGCACTTTTCCGAGCAGCCGCCCCTGGAGGACCGCTACACCATGAAGTGGGACGGGGAATGGCAGATCACCTACGAGGTGTTCCGGGACCTGGGCATCGCCTTTGGAGCCGTTCTCATCCTCATCTATATTCTTGTGGTGGCCTGGTTCAGGAGCTTTTCCATACCGCTGGTCATCATGCTCCCCATACCGCTGACACTGGTGGGGATCCTTCCCGCCCACTGGCTCATGGGGACCTTTTTCACCGCCACCTCCATGATCGGGTTCATCGCCCTTGCCGGGATCGTGGTGAGAAACTCCATCCTCCTCGTGGATTTCATCCAGATGGAGGAAAAGTCGACGGGAGGGCTCATCGAAGCAGTCATCAAGGCGGGCACCGTCAGATCCAGGCCCATCATCCTCACCGCCGCCGCGGTCATGGTGGGGTCTGTGGTGATGTACTTCGATCCGATCTTTCAGGGCCTTGCCATTGCCATGATGTCCGGTGCCATGGCATCGACCTTCCTGACCCTGCTGGCTGTGCCCCTGGCCTATTATGAACTATTCAAGGGATCGGAAAACAACGGAGATGGTAATGAGGATGAGGATACAGGACCCGATGGTCCCCAATGTGCCTCGGCGCCTTAG